acatcccaggcCCCTAAATGAGCCCAACTGCTTGAGCTTGGAGCAGAGTGAGCTGAACTTCCTGCTTGCAGAGGAAGGTTTTCTGCTAGGCAGGTGCTGCTTTGCGTGCAGGGAGTTAAAAGCATTTTAAGATTCCAGGAAATAAATTTGTGCCAAATGACTTGAGATTTTCCTAAAACACAACAAAGGGTCAGTAGCTTCCTGCCTGAATGCAGTTCCTGGTGGGAGGCGACAGCAATGGGTTGCAATGGTGGGTGTGTCTCCTCAAGCCAGCGCATTTCATGGGGCCTGGTCTGAAACACCAGTTCACATTCCCCCCTTCAGTTGAATAGTGGCTCACATGTGCTCTTAAAATTAGACTCAGCTAGTTGGTGCATTTACACTTGAGCTTAAACTTagtcaactgaagtcagtgggagctttatGTGAGTGAGGACTGGGGGATCAGACCCTTGTAGATGGTCTTGTTACACAGGTATGTTTTAATATGTGGGGGTCTTAGAAACAAGAGCAACAGTTGCCTGTTAAAGAAAGATGAAACTGTCCTCCTCCTAGGCGAGTgaacacaaaactcccactgatgcaTCAGGGCAGGCTGGGCCACAGCACATGTGATTACGACCAGCTGGAAATGCATTGGCCATTCTAAAATCTCAGGGATAGGTCTTTAGCTATTGTACTGAATTCACTGGAgttccattttttcatgttctctgtgtatatatatctccctactgtattttccactgcatgcatccgatgaagtgggttttagctcacgaaaggttatgctcaaataaatgtgttagtctctaagttgccacaagtacCCTGTTCTTTTTGCTAGTATGAAAAAAGAAGCTGTTGGGATATTGTAGAACAAAGGGTCTACAGAGTTCCAGCAGAGACAGTCACTTACTAAATCACCTGCAGGGACTATCAGTGCAACCTGCACTCCAGAAGCCCTATTTATTGGGGAAAACGCCCTCATTCCAAATCACTCGACTGCCAGGAGGCCAGTTGGCCAATCATTACTGcaatttttacttttttccccatttttctggCAGCTCCCAATTAGTATCAGAACAAATGGAAAGTAGAGGTGGTtggaaaagaaaaatcatttcataaaaacatgtttttgatTCCCCAGGGCCAATGGACCACTATTTCCATTATTTAAAAGTTTTCACATTTTTTCTGAAAATGTTCCCCTAGAGCAGATCCTTGCAAATATTCAGGCAGCACAAAGGGTGTTAAAACCACCTACATCTGCGTGGCACGGAAGTGACTGCAGAAGGCACAACCAGCACCTAcatcccccagcagccctggtgtaGGAGATGGGGAAGGTGCTGTCAGCtgtaactgagggcttgtctacacctacAGTGATGCAGCGtttagtgaagacgctacctatgcagttaatccacctccccaagaggtggtagcatGTCGACCGGAGAAGCCCTCCCCTTGACACAGCACTCTCTGCACCAGGGGTGGGTTGGTATAACTAaatggctcaggggtgtggattttccatacCCCTGTGTGACATAGTTATATCGCCAAGAGTTGGTGCCCTATACCGAGCAAGAAAGCACAGCCATGCACCAGGTCTGAGGGTAGCAGACAAGGGATATAGAGGTCACAGCAGGGGGGGGAGGCCTAACCAGGCTGGGAGGCGTggccagggtggagcaggggctggaggtggggcactgggggcacagcagggctgggaggtgtggcggggggtggggcacaatactgggggcacagcaggggtggggttgggatACTGGGGGCACAGCAGGGTTGAGGGGGACTAGGGgcacagcagggtggggggcagggcatgatattgggggcacagcaggggaggggctgggatatTGGGGCACAgaaaggctgggggcagggcacgaTACTAGGGGCACAgcggggtgaggggtggggctgggatactggggcacagcaggggtggGGCACGATACCGGGGGCACAGTAGGGGTGGTGGGGTAGGACCGGGATACTGGGccccggcggggcggggcgggacaCTGGGGGCACagtagggctgggggcggggcacagggaggcggGGCCGCGCCGAGCATTGCCATGGCAGCAGCACAACAAGCCGGGAGCGGCCGCCCTGCCCCTTTAGACGGCCCCTGATCGCTGATTGGTCCCAGTACAGCACGTGAGCCGCGCTCACCTTTCTCATTGGTCGTCGTAGGCATAGACGCGGCTCGTGACCGGCCCGCATGGCGCGTGCGGGGCCCGGCTTGGCGCTGCCTGATGCTGCCGTTGCGGAGCGAGCTGGGCCCGGCGCCCGCGGGGGCTGTTGGGGTCCGGCCGCCCAGCCGGCCCCGGGCGGAGCTCAGCCGCGGCAGCGCGCGTTCCGCCGCCTCCTGCGGCGCGGTGAGCCCGGGGCGGGACCGAGTGGGGCGCCGCGACCCTGCGCCCTGCCCCGCTGCTTGTGAGGGAGCCTGGCGCGTGTGCCTGAGCCTGCAGgcagcctgggcctctggcccTGGCCGGGACACcaggggaggagcaagggtggGGCCGTTTCACCGCTGAAATCAGGAGGTGAAGAGGCTGTTGGTTTGCCCAGCCTGACAGGGACCCTTCCCTGTCCCTGTGCCCTGCTCCAAGCCTGACGGTGTTTTCAGAGAATCCCCCTTGATCTGTATTCCAGCCCCTGGGGCAAAGTTCCCAGGGGGCAGTGGGAGTCTAAAGGGCTCGCTGGCATGGAATGAATGTGCTAGGCCGGGGTAGCTCTCAGCTACTCTCCAGAATCTGAGCTGCCTTCTTTCAAAGTCAATCTCCAGCTGTTGTGGTTGTGAAGAGAGCCCTGCATTTTGTTATGTACACACTACAAGTACTTCAGCAGCATTGACACATCCTACATTGGTGGAAAGGATTTTTCTGTTGATGTAGTTAATCCATTTTTCTGAGAGGTGGTAGCCAAATTAATGGACTAGGAGTTAATCTCACTGGAGTGTGAGATTAGCCAAGCTAATGTTTCTGAAGTGTTTAGAGATTATTGTATGAAAGATGCTGCAAGTGCAAAGGATTTAGACCCAAACATTGTGATTCCAGTTGTCTTTCCCATCTAAGTCATCAGTTCAAATGTTGTGTATGATGCCCAAAACTCACGAGAGGTGTCTGAAATGCATTGTGTGGTGGAGACAGTCCAGTTCTGTTGTTGTCATACTCTTTAGCAGTTTCAACTGAAAGTGCCTATGCTGAATGAGCATGACACAACCCCTCATCACTAGAAGTGGTCCTTCCAGGTGAGGGCTGTTGTTTAGGTATCATCAGTTTCAGACTAGGAGTCCAGCTCCTTCCACTAGTACAGAAATAGCTTATGGGATGGGTGCCTGAGAATCACTCATTGGATTTCTTACCATAATGTTAGTAAGAGTTGGCTCAATAATAACGGAAGTTACAAAGTAgccctgtttctctctctctctctcacactcctgAGCAGTTACTTACCAAGAGTAAGATCTTTACATTCACTGAAAAGCATTTCTGTGTAACTTTCTTATGTTTTTTAAGACTGTCCCCATGCCTGTGTGTGAGCACTCTGTGCACCGGGAAAGAGATGCTAGTAACAGAACCAACACACCAGATGATTTGGAGGGGAATGAGAGTGAGGAGAAGGCTGATGAAGATAGCGAGAGGGAGGAAGAGTGGGATACTGACCTTGAAATAGAAGGTACAAAACATCCCAACTGTCCTGATTTGTCCTGTATCTGTAAAACAGTATCAAAACTGTCTGTGAACATGCAATTTTCCCTGATCTTCTCTAGGTGAAGCGTGAATGTACCCttaattcctttttctttctctttacacaacaaagcaaaaccaaaaataaacaaCACCCCTAGGCAAGGCTGTTCTtaggtgccctaggcagctgcatgctgcataCATGGCAGCACCAGCCCTGATGACCTgccctatccctccccccatggactGCACCCACTGCAaggggcagggccgtccctagggggTATGAGGCCCTGGACAactccctccaccctgcctcttccccttccccttgctcTGGCCCCTTgctaattccctgggccactctaagcctgcggggcccccaaaagtgcccccccacagctcctgcctcccagaccggggaggggggctgggcccccccacagcccctccccacggGGGGACTGAGTAGGGCATCCAAatggctagggacagccctgcccctAGGAGAAACTGTGCAAACAGTTTGTGGTCTCATTCCCTGACTAAAAGGTTGGGAGATGGAAAAGTTAAGGTAAAGTACATATGCTCCCTTGTTCATTATGTTAAAATTCTTAATGACCCATTAcacattattaatatttttgcaAATCTAAGGCCACCTCATTCCTTGTATGAGTTATATGGTGAGTCCAGAATGTGAAAGGGTTtcaatcttttatttttatatacctTGCTGAAATAAAAGTGAAGCGGAGGTCTGCACACACAACACTTGCTTTTAAtctaatttaaaatttaaattaaacatttacCTTAAATATTGCTTAAATTTTTACAACTTTATTTATATAATTTCTGTTACATGGCTTTTATCTGTATCACTCGGAGAACTCACTGAGCAGAATGCAACTTGTGGACTGagggcttgatccaaaatcaatttgaaatcaatggcaagactcccattgacgtcagtcattttttttttttttttggatccaGCCTCTAATGAGGCAGGGATCTTGTAAGTAactgtatgtgatcatgtaattaaaactgTATCAAGATGCCTACACAACAAGCAGCAGGGTCAAGTATGTGTGGACAACTCTGCTTTCCTGAGTCTTGCCTCACTCTGCTCTGTTAACTTTGAGTGCATGGAGGCTCTGGGGAAGGTGCTGCAAAGAAATATAAATTCTTTAATTTTTTGATAAAATTATTAATTTGGAAGTGCTGTTTTTTGTTTGCACAGCTTGTTTTCTCCATGTCCGTTGTTCCTTTTTCTAATGTAGAAACCAAGGAATCTTTTGACCCAACTGGAAAGACCAGATACATAGCAGCCTGCCAACTATATGGAGTGGTACCCATATCCTATTTCCTGCGTCACATGAAGGACTCTGAGCTGATTATGAAGCACCATGGACTTGGCCCCCAGGTAACagttacagaaaataaaataaatcacttttcCCTTTGGCACAATTAAGGCTGCAATGTATGCGCTGAATTTATATTTGGTTATGCCAGTGGCTAGGGGGGTGTCTCTGGGTAGGGGAATAACGTACTAATTAAACTAATATTAGCTTTTCACTCTCTTGCTTTTGTGGTGTTTATTATGTGGAGACCAGCATTAAATATATCACGTTTGGGTGTGAACAAAATAAAACTGGATGATCTATTGAAAGTTATTGGACAGGCCAGAACAAGGGGTCTTCATTTAAACCTAAGAAGGAATAATACATTTAAGAATTTCAGCAAAGAATGGCGAGTAGGGGAAGTGGCTAAGCGGGAGAGGGAGTGCAGTGAAACAAGATAAATGTATTTAAGCAAAATGAGATGCCACATGAAATTCAGCACATTTTAAGGGGAATTTGTCAGCTTTGTCATCTTGACAGCACCTGCTGTCCTTTCGGTGGGACGGTGGATTAGATTTCTCCACATCTCACCCCACAAGAATGTCCAAGGCTTTGTGATAAGATTTTTATCCTCCGTGGATGTacaaggtttttttgtttatatAATATGCATATGTATGTCTGTATGTTATATGGTTAAAATTCATAAGTTTAAACAACattctaaaactttttaaagaagtTCTGCACGTAGGTTAGTGTCACAGTCCTATCCACGATGGGCTTGTAGTTGCTTCTGGTTTTACACAACTTACTTTGCAGGAACTTTTGGCTCATAGGCATGACTCATGCCGTAAAATGCAACAAGCCTTAATACTCACCTGGGATGGTAATAAACATGGTAGAATTAGGGAAATTAGAACTGAAGTAGACCTATTAGATCCCTTTATCCTCTTACTCCTTTCACTGTATTTAGGCTTGGAgagtgcagattttttttttttttcatggataaTGTCAGTCCATTTCCTtccaaatttaaaatattttaatcaagTCAAGTCATTTATTCCAAACGTAATGGCTCTAGattggggtggccaacctgtggctcttcagaggttaatatgaggctctttgtataggcaccgactccggggctggagctacaggcaccaaatttccagtgtgctggggagTGCTCGCTGCTCAGCCccttgctctgcccccactccaacccttcctccaaagcccccaccccttccGCAAAACGTGCTGtgtcctccctcctctccccaccctccagagcctcctgcgcatgcaaaacagctgatcatggcaggcaggaggcgtggggcaggagggctgctgacatattactgtggctctttggcgaTGTACAGTGGTAatttctggctccttctcaggctcaggttggccacccctgctctagatcctAGGagtaataatagaaataaaatccAAGTGGTACTTATCCTAGTATTAGTTACTGATTGCTTGATAGAACTGACAATGAATGAAGGCTCCAGGTGTCCTTGAGTTGAACAAATCTGACATTTTTAACTTTCCCTCTCTCTGTATTATGAATATTggtggtaaacttttttattatttctagGTGGATGGAGAAATAACTAATGACACTTACCAACTCAGATTGCATCCTTTTGAACTCGAACTATATTCTGCATTGCTttttccagtctagttttaaatcaCTCACACAAGAGGGCTTTGACTACTTTCCTTAAGAGACAGTGGGTTAGATCCTGCATCTATTGAAGTTgttgagaattttgccattgacttcactggtagCATGATGGGACTCGGTGGTGGTGCTCTATTGAACGCAGCTGGAGCCCTCTGCTGCACGTAGAGGTCCTTTTCTTTCAGTTGTGTTCTTCAGAAATGCAGCCAGGGCCTGGAAAGCTTTTGTCAATCTATATATTCTTGATAGGTTAAGGAAAACTGAAATAAGCAAACCACTAAAAGTGCTCATTGTACCGAATAGACCGGAGAGTGACCCATTATGCTGTCATGTGTTCCAGGGTGCCAAAGCTTTATCTCTTTCCTTGATGACCAACACCTCCATCGTAAAGTTAAACCTGAGTGATAATTGGCTGAATGGAGACGGGGCAGCTGCAGTTGCAGAGATGTTAAAAGAAAACTGTTACATTTCAGGTTTGTGTCTTAATTCAAAGGTAATTCCGTTGTAAGGCATGTATCAGAGTGTGGCAATACAGGTTTGTGAGAGGAGGAAGTTCTTGTTTGCGTATTTGGctgattccattgacttcagtgtcacTGCTCACATGAGAGAGGGCTACAGAATTGGGCCctactttgaaaagtgactaCTTAAAATAGTGCCTTCTTATTCAGCTCTCCCCGTGTGTATTCATAGCCTTTACTTTCGTGAATTCATGTCTTTACTCCTGTTATCCCCGCAAAGCCAACAGCGTTCTGGGAGAGGGAGCTGAATTCTCTTCTGGCTCATGAATCAGTAATGGAACTGGAATTTGGGAGAACAGTTGCAGAATATTGTTGAAGATGTATAAGGCAGAAAAAACCCATCTTAACTTTCAGATTCCAGGTTGAGTTTGCTAGGCTGGCAGTTAGAACAACTGTCTTCTAATTAGGGGCAAGCGGAGCTAAGCCCCCTCCAAAGTGCTCCAGCCAATACCTGTGCTGTAAGGACTGGGCTAGAGTGACAAAGTGGACTTTGCTCAGCTTTGCAACACCTAATTTTAGGTGCCCTGCCATCCATTGGAATCCACATTCCTGAGTTAGGTGCACCGGCTCTCCagacaatgcatggggagagttacGTGCCTAAAAAATGGAGCCACAGAAGCTGGCAAGCTGAGTGGGCAGGTGCCGAAGCTGGCCAGTAAAAAGTGGCTTAAGGGAGGTGGTGATGGTGTTCCCTGTATATcagtagcccagtggtttgagcactcacCTCCGAAGTGGAAGAGCTCAGTTCAAATCCCAAGGCTGCCTGAtctggaacagggacttgaacctaggtctgCTACCTCAGATATCTGAGATCTCGGATGGGTGAGGTTCAGGAAGCTGGAGTAGCACTAGCCCCAACAGATGGATTCTGAAGTGTAAATGGCAAAGCAGGTGAGGGAAGAGTGTCTCCCCTTTTCTGTGCACCCTCACCCCCAGTTTATCACTTTGACGACCTGGTAGTTGGGAAGGTCGGAAGCAGTGGAAGCAGGCAAGGAGGGGATGGGCTGGACACTAGTGTCTGCAGCTTATTTGGGGCACAAGCTGCCATAGTTTTACTTGTAAATTAAGTACATTTGCTCGGGGAACTATTGAGAGACACAAACACGAAATCCTccatgccatttttacagtcctttttcggaactgcattttaatatataaatattgATATCTGTTGAGACAGTCATCAGAATTTATTGACTCAAGACCTTAAACCCTTGATTAATATTTACTTTGAAAGACAGTAGATCTTGGTGTCCTGTAAAACGTGATTTCAGTGTTTGTATTATAGCAAATAATCCAATTATGTAACAAAAGTAACTGCTGATTAAATAAATCTCTTAAGCCTACAAgtgacaaggtgggggaggcaatatcttttattgcaccaattTCGATTGGTGAGAGAGGAGCTTTCTagcttatgcagagctcttcttgaggtACAGTAACAGGGTTTCTTAAACTAACATTTTAAATAGGAGATGCTTAGATCTGAGGGGCAGAAGGGACAGTTTGAGATTGTCTAATCTCCCCTCCGGCACTACAGACCATAGAAACTCATCCAGTAACTTCtccatcaagcccataacttctgtgtCAGCTATAGCATCATTTAGAAAGTtatctagtcttgatttaaagaattaaactgatggagaattcaccacatccctagtaagttgttccagtgataAATTACTATCACTTTTTTAATAGTTTGCACCTTCTCTGTAGTCcttatttgtctagcttcatctccCAGCTATTggtctttaatctagcagaaaaaggcagagTGCGATCCATCTGctctcagaaatctcttccctagGGAGGTATttgtagaccatgatcaagtcacctctttcttgcataaactaaatagattgagcttttaaaatctctccctataaggcaggttttccagtccactcatgattttatagacctctatcatatccccccttagtcgcctcttttccaagctgaaaagtcccagttttattaatctctcctggtatggaagccgttctatacccctaagcatttttgttggccttttttgaaccttttccaattccaatacatctttcttgagatgaggcaaccacatcAGCACCCTgtagtcaagatgtgggcataccatggatttatatagaggcaatatgatctttttctgtcttattatctatccctttattaatgattcccaacgttcTATTTGctcttttgactgccgctgcacattcagtggatgatttcagagaactatccacagtgactccaagatctttcttgggtggtaagagctaatttagaccccatcattgtatatgtatagttaggattatgttttccaatgtgcattactttgcataacttcttgtagttcttttctgaactctttccaatttttctaaattcttttgaaaatgtggattCCAGAATTGGATGCCGTAGTCCAGTAATATTTTCACTAATGTTGTATACAGAGGTAATAACTCCTCCTTGTTCCTTTTTGATATTCTCCTGCATGTACCCCCAAAGATGGCATTCACCCTCTTAGCTactgcattgcactgggagctcatgttcaattgGTTATCTGTCATCTAAGTGCTTTCCAAGCTACAGTCCCCCATTTTGTAAGCATAACCtctgttctttgttcctagatgtacggCTTTGCATTTGGCGATACTCATGCATTCAGACGAGACTGCCTTCCTGaacaatccagatcactctgtagaACTGAGCTGTCCCCATCATTATTTACAATTCCAAGTAGCCTGTGATTAACCAGCTCAtcttgtttaccctttttaagcaGTGGCACTACactagcttttttccagtctttcGGAGCTTCCCCAATGTGCCAAGCAGGGCTCAAATTCAACagggaaatattttcaaacccacaggagccccagtgccaccaccGCCCGCCCTGCagctgaagcctggagccccaaattgggtgtgggggaagagaggggagtcCTGGCTCTAGCTGCCATAGCACAAATTCACCAATGAGCTTTGCACTAGACTGTAAGAGCTtggggggcaggaactgtctttccCTATGTGTTTGTGGACCAccaggcacaatggggccctgatctccatggGATATAGTCAGAGCTCCATCAGCTGCGTCAAAATCGCCTTCTTCACTATACATTTGGGAGAGTTAACAGGGTAATTGTCACACTCACACACTTGAGGTGGGCAGGGGGAGTTAAAAACTCAGTCAGAGCAAAAGCCGCTATTTCAGCTTTTCTTAAAAAATTGAATGATTTTGGGGAGGCCAATCTCATAATTTTTGAACTTTGAGGATTGGCAATATTGCTGGAAGAGTTTTCCATTGCAGCGGACAGCAGGGGTTTTTTCTGACATCTCCCCTTTAGCTAAATGGTGATTTTGttcttgggttttttccccctctcccagaTGTTGATTTATCTGACAACAGACTTGGAGTTAAAGGAGCTGCGGCCCTTTCTGCTATGCTTCTGGAGAATACGACAGTTGTTACCCTTAAACTTTCAGGAAATGAGTTTAATGACCATGCAGCTAAGTACCTAGCCGATGCCCTCCCGGCTAACAATAAAATGGAATCTCTGGATCTGAGTCACAACATGCTTGGTGACACATCAGGTAAAGCAGTGTCTTTGTAGACCCCTGCGTTGTATAGTGTTATCCTGCTGCAAATTCACACTCCAAGTGGTGAAAACTGAACTTCTCTCTTCTCCCAAAACCTCCTTGCTTCCTCCCACTTTTGTAACCACCTAAAACTCCACCATCCTTCTTACCACCCAGGCTCATAACCTCTGTGTCATGTTGGAATCCTTGCTCATTAAACATTCACCTCTTCCTCTAAAAATCCATCCTTTTCTCTCTATCCACCATTAATCTTGTCTTTCTGCAAACCTGGTCATCTCTTGTCTGCCACCTTTTGAGATCTTCCATGTTCCATTATGTCCTCCACAGAGAATGGATCAGCCAAAAAtatctcctcctcctgccactcAGAGCATGTCATTCCCTTCTTTGAAATCCTTCACTTAGCATCATCTCAGTTTCTGCACTAAGCTCATGTTTCTCGCTATTCACCTTCAAAGGCCTGAAAAAGCTCCACCTGCCTCCATCTCTGCCATCATTGTCTCCTGCTCTCTCCAGACTAATCATCTTTTCTCTGGCCTATGCTGGGATTCACTCCCTCTCCTCATGCGCTGAATGGCCTTCCTCATATCGTTCAAATCCCTCCTTTCAAATAACTTCTCCCAGGAGGCCTTTCGCTGAAAACAGAGTGAAGAACTGGGAGAAGAGACGAGCAGAGCGTAGAAAATTGGGAAGAACAGAAAACCCAGGGGAAGGAGGACAGAGTCTGTTTAGAGatagaagaagaggaagaaataaggatgcagagcagagaaaagaaaagcaaatagAATAAAAAGGTCACTGCTTCTGATGAAATAGGGAATGAAATGAGGTGATCTGTCTGGGACTGCAGGCATTGGGCAAATACCGATTCATCTTTCCTGCCCTTTAATGTGTCTTCATTTTTAGATCTGGAAAGAGGGGAAAGGATGTCAAGGGATGGGAGTGACTATCCTGTCTTCCCTGATCCTCCATGGCGGTCAGAACTGCCTGGCTTGAACCTCTATTACCTGTCACCAaaggcctcccctccccagatcaGTCAGGTTGTGGAAGGCAAAAGGGGGGGCTGTGAAAGAGATGGTTGAGCTGAAGAGAGAAGCAGGATGAAAGGCGGGATAGATCAAGACAGGGAAAACGGAAGACGTGAGTGGGAGAGGTAGAGGGAACCAGAGAGAGTTCATTTCTGAGAGGGGAAAGTGTTGGCAAAGCAGGAAGGAGAGATGAACCATGATGCCATCTTAAGCATGGCTATGTGGCTGCATTACCTACTTCTATCTCTCATGACCTTTGACCTCTCGCTAGAGTATTCATTCACTCCAGGAGATCCTTCTCTACTTCAGTAGCCTTTCTTAAGATCATTCCCATTGCAGAAATATGTAGAGCCGTGACTTGGATGTCCACTCCTACATTTGCTGAACACTGTGCAGTCACTTGTGCCTCCACTTCTGATGCCAGATTTGGCTCCACTGTTCTAGCTTCAATCTTAGACTTGACTCCGAAGCCCCCCTCCTTCCGTAGAGGGAACTGCTCAATCATCATCTAGAGTGGAGCACCTATAGGGATGCTACTCGATGACGAGacggttactcaccctgtgcagtaacgcTGTTCTTTCAATGTGTGTTTTTGTGGGGGATGGTGCAGAAGTGGGTGTTAGATGGGATTTGACTGTGGAGCTGAGAGGGCTTGGAGACTCGGTTTTGGAAGGATGTTCAGGGATAAGGGGCAGCCTGGAAGAAGGCATGGAGAAGTTGGGGAGGGAAAGTGAGGGGTATTTGTGGAGAGGGTGCAAAAGGAGACCAGGTCTGGGGTGTAGACTGGGCAGTGTGATGTAGGGCTTGAGATTAAGGGCAAGAATTTAAGTAGAATTTAATGGGCAAGGGAAGAATGTCCATTGACTTTCAAATCCTTCGCCACCTATAGCCCCCCACTGAAATTTGTGGGAATCCCCTCCCCTTAGAGCCCTGAGGGGCAAGAGAGTCTTTCTAGGCCTGGAGgaggttttggatttttttttcctccttactTTGATTCCTTCCTTCCAATCCTACtcatctccctcccttccttcctccttctttCAGGGTCACCCGTTCGTTACTGGCTCCATCTCTCCTGATTTCTCAGTGGTGAGCTCTGCTTCTCTTTGGTTTTCCTGTAGGCTGATGCTGTGTCCCTTTCCTGTCCTCTCTGCGAGCCATTCTGCACTCCCTTCCTCTTTTTCCCTTCTGGTCTGTTGCTTTATCTCCTCAGTTGATCCTGATGTCTTCTTTCTCCTCCCAGAAACCTCCTCCCCTCTTATCTGTTTCAATCCCACTGAGCCTTCTGCACAGAGGAAACCTCTCAAGGGTTGTAATCTCACTTGAGGGTGGCACCAGGGAGCACAGGGTTGAGGAGCAGAGTGGAACTATTTTGTGTGGTGTAGGCACTACTGATTCTGGACTTCAGCCAGCCCACGAGAATGGCCCTGCTCTGATTTTGGCCCTGTTGGGCTCTGTTTTGCATTATGGGGACTTGTCCTCGTACCACCTTTTATGTGTGCTCAGTGGTCTCTGACTACCTGGGGCCTGTTTTctggctcttcctgcagcccttgcT
The Mauremys mutica isolate MM-2020 ecotype Southern chromosome 16, ASM2049712v1, whole genome shotgun sequence genome window above contains:
- the LRRC74B gene encoding leucine-rich repeat-containing protein 74B isoform X1, with translation MLPLRSELGPAPAGAVGVRPPSRPRAELSRGSARSAASCGATVPMPVCEHSVHRERDASNRTNTPDDLEGNESEEKADEDSEREEEWDTDLEIEETKESFDPTGKTRYIAACQLYGVVPISYFLRHMKDSELIMKHHGLGPQGAKALSLSLMTNTSIVKLNLSDNWLNGDGAAAVAEMLKENCYISDVDLSDNRLGVKGAAALSAMLLENTTVVTLKLSGNEFNDHAAKYLADALPANNKMESLDLSHNMLGDTSGELLGMAIAENTGLKELNISWNYFRSQGAAALARGFEANVFLRVLDLSYNGFSNNGAAALGEALKVNNVLEELNISNNRISVEGALRFAVGLKENRTLKSLNMARNPMQSEGCFGILKSIQANSGAVVEILDFSEILVNQDFADLCDAVKMLFPNLQIRHGGNATLHKKDQPKVEIQSWFSVEGDS
- the LRRC74B gene encoding leucine-rich repeat-containing protein 74B isoform X5, translated to MLPLRSELGPAPAGAVGVRPPSRPRAELSRGSARSAASCGATVPMPVCEHSVHRERDASNRTNTPDDLEGNESEEKADEDSEREEEWDTDLEIEETKESFDPTGKTRYIAACQLYGVVPISYFLRHMKDSELIMKHHGLGPQGAKALSLSLMTNTSIVKLNLSDNWLNGDGAAAVAEMLKENCYISGELLGMAIAENTGLKELNISWNYFRSQGAAALARGFEANVFLRVLDLSYNGFSNNGAAALGEALKVNNVLEELNISNNRISVEGALRFAVGLKENRTLKSLNMARNPMQSEGCFGILKSIQANSGAVVEILDFSEILVNQDFADLCDAVKMLFPNLQIRHGGNATLHKKDQPKVEIQSWFSVEGDS
- the LRRC74B gene encoding leucine-rich repeat-containing protein 74B isoform X4, which codes for MLPLRSELGPAPAGAVGVRPPSRPRAELSRGSARSAASCGATVPMPVCEHSVHRERDASNRTNTPDDLEGNESEEKADEDSEREEEWDTDLEIEETKESFDPTGKTRYIAACQLYGVVPISYFLRHMKDSELIMKHHGLGPQGAKALSLSLMTNTSIVKLNLSDNWLNGDGAAAVAEMLKENCYISDVDLSDNRLGVKGAAALSAMLLENTTVVTLKLSGNEFNDHAAKYLADALPANNKMESLDLSHNMLGDTSGELLGMAIAENTGLKELNISWNYFRSQGAAALARGFEANVFLRVLDLSYNGFSNNGAAALGEALKVNNVLEELNISNNRISVEGALRFAVGLKENRTLKSLNMARNPMQSEGCFGILKSIQANSGAVVEILDFSVSQAFS
- the LRRC74B gene encoding leucine-rich repeat-containing protein 74B isoform X2, whose translation is MLPLRSELGPAPAGAVGVRPPSRPRAELSRGSARSAASCGATVPMPVCEHSVHRERDASNRTNTPDDLEGNESEEKADEDSEREEEWDTDLEIEETKESFDPTGKTRYIAACQLYGVVPISYFLRHMKDSELIMKHHGLGPQGAKALSLSLMTNTSIVKLNLSDNWLNGDGAAAVAEMLKENCYISDVDLSDNRLGVKGAAALSAMLLENTTVVTLKLSGNEFNDHAAKYLADALPANNKMESLDLSHNMLGDTSGELLGMAIAENTGLKELNISWNYFRSQGAAALARGFEANVFLRVLDLSYNGFSNNGAAALGEALKVNNVLEELNISNNRISVEGALRFAVGLKENRTLKSLNMARNPMQSEGCFGILKSIQANSGAVVEILDFSEILVNQDFADLCDAVKMLFPNLQIRHGGNATLHKKDQPKVSQAFS